One window from the genome of Synergistaceae bacterium encodes:
- a CDS encoding acetamidase/formamidase family protein — MKFLSAAQHIYAYEPEMKGVAEVSPGDSAVFETQDCFAGQIQTEETLCADIDFDHVNPATGPLHVVGAEKNDLLGVLIESIETADRAASVVVPGAGVMPDRVEASLTRILEIDGKNRRCSFRGLNLPLKPMIGVIGVATASERVPTGTPGSHGGNMDTTDITEKSVLWLPVFQKGALLALGDCHAVMGDGEIGCSGAEVAAKVTVRLDLLKQAAFPWPILVTPRELMIIASAETLDLAARTASEAMVQLVEKTLGLSMSDALILCSLVMDLRISQVVDPQKTVRAVMPLEILPWEKVRATLTAARGLW; from the coding sequence ATGAAGTTTTTGAGCGCCGCGCAGCACATCTACGCTTATGAGCCCGAAATGAAAGGCGTCGCGGAAGTCAGCCCCGGCGACTCGGCGGTTTTCGAGACACAGGACTGCTTTGCGGGGCAAATTCAAACCGAAGAGACGTTGTGCGCGGATATTGACTTCGACCACGTCAACCCCGCCACAGGCCCCCTGCACGTCGTCGGCGCGGAGAAAAACGACCTGCTGGGCGTCCTGATCGAGAGCATCGAAACGGCGGACCGCGCCGCGTCCGTGGTGGTGCCCGGAGCCGGAGTCATGCCGGACAGGGTCGAAGCGTCCCTGACCCGAATACTCGAAATCGACGGTAAGAACCGGCGTTGTTCCTTCCGGGGCCTGAATCTGCCACTGAAACCCATGATCGGGGTCATCGGCGTGGCCACCGCCTCCGAACGCGTCCCCACCGGCACTCCGGGGTCCCACGGGGGCAACATGGACACGACGGACATCACGGAAAAAAGTGTCCTGTGGCTTCCCGTTTTCCAAAAAGGAGCCCTGCTGGCGCTGGGAGACTGCCACGCCGTCATGGGCGACGGAGAAATCGGATGCTCGGGAGCCGAGGTGGCCGCAAAAGTGACCGTGCGTCTCGACCTGCTGAAACAGGCCGCTTTTCCCTGGCCCATCCTGGTGACGCCACGTGAACTGATGATCATCGCCTCGGCGGAAACACTGGATCTGGCCGCGCGAACCGCCAGCGAGGCAATGGTCCAACTGGTCGAAAAAACCCTCGGCCTGAGCATGTCGGACGCGCTGATCCTCTGTTCTCTCGTCATGGATTTGAGAATCAGTCAGGTCGTGGATCCTCAGAAAACCGTAAGGGCGGTCATGCCCCTCGAAATTCTGCCCTGGGAAAAGGTCAGGGCAACCCTGACAGCGGCTCGGGGCCTCTGGTAA
- a CDS encoding gamma-glutamyltransferase family protein: protein MKTHCVTKFDPHHYRYPSHRNVVYGSRGMVATSQPLAAQAGLAVLKKGGNAADAAIATAAALTVVEPTGNGLGSDAFTLIWKDGKLHGLNGSGFAPQACTAELYRSKGWKTVPPYGWPAVTVPAVVASWCEVSKKMGRLPLKDVLEPAIDYAVNGYAVPVTIAYNWNVAAKKYPAMSEPELQAWSRTFAPKGRAPGAGELFLSPDHARTLTRIAETNGEAFYKGEIAEKIVKFAKETGGFLTMEDLAAFAPEWVEPIGISYKGYDVWEIPPNGQGICALIALNILKGLELDERYSAETCHNQLESIKLAFADVHKYVADQRFSTVPVKELLNEEYADRRRQLVTGQAVDFRAGNPMPGGTVYLAAADGEGMMVSWIQSNYMGFGSGVVCPDTGIAFNNRGACFTLSADHANVLQGRKRPYNTIIPAFLTHKGQAVGPFGVMGGFMQPQGHLQVISNVVDFGMNPQEALDAPRWQWIGGMKVSVEPDFPAATALKLAAMGHEIVPDVTSNDFGRGEIIWRTEDGTLVGATEPRTDGHVAAW, encoded by the coding sequence ATGAAAACTCATTGTGTTACGAAGTTTGATCCGCACCATTACCGCTATCCTTCCCACCGGAACGTGGTCTACGGTTCCCGGGGCATGGTCGCCACATCCCAGCCACTGGCGGCTCAGGCGGGGCTGGCCGTGCTGAAAAAGGGCGGCAACGCGGCAGACGCGGCCATCGCCACGGCGGCGGCGCTTACCGTGGTGGAGCCCACGGGCAACGGTTTGGGAAGCGACGCCTTCACCCTGATCTGGAAGGATGGAAAACTGCACGGCCTCAACGGAAGCGGGTTCGCACCCCAAGCCTGCACCGCGGAACTCTACCGGTCGAAGGGCTGGAAAACGGTTCCGCCCTACGGTTGGCCCGCAGTCACAGTTCCCGCCGTGGTCGCCTCCTGGTGTGAGGTGTCGAAAAAAATGGGCCGGCTGCCCCTGAAGGACGTGCTGGAGCCCGCCATCGACTACGCCGTCAACGGTTACGCCGTGCCCGTGACCATCGCTTATAACTGGAACGTGGCCGCAAAAAAGTACCCCGCCATGTCGGAGCCGGAGCTTCAGGCCTGGAGCCGCACATTTGCCCCCAAAGGCCGTGCCCCCGGAGCGGGAGAGCTGTTTCTCTCGCCGGACCACGCCCGCACCCTCACGCGCATAGCGGAAACCAATGGGGAGGCTTTTTATAAGGGAGAAATCGCGGAAAAGATCGTGAAATTCGCCAAAGAAACCGGCGGATTCCTCACCATGGAGGACCTTGCGGCCTTCGCGCCGGAATGGGTCGAGCCCATCGGGATCAGCTACAAAGGTTACGACGTCTGGGAAATTCCCCCCAACGGTCAGGGTATTTGCGCTCTGATCGCCCTGAACATCCTCAAGGGATTGGAGCTCGACGAGCGTTACTCCGCGGAGACCTGCCACAACCAGCTTGAATCCATTAAACTGGCTTTTGCGGACGTGCACAAATACGTCGCCGACCAGCGTTTCAGCACCGTACCGGTGAAGGAGCTGCTCAATGAGGAATACGCCGACCGGCGCAGACAGCTGGTCACCGGTCAGGCGGTGGACTTCAGGGCCGGAAATCCCATGCCGGGCGGAACGGTTTACCTGGCGGCGGCGGACGGAGAGGGAATGATGGTCTCCTGGATTCAGAGCAACTACATGGGGTTCGGTTCCGGCGTGGTGTGTCCCGACACGGGCATCGCCTTCAACAACCGGGGAGCCTGCTTCACTCTCTCCGCCGATCACGCCAACGTTCTCCAGGGGCGCAAACGGCCTTACAACACGATTATCCCCGCCTTCCTGACCCACAAAGGCCAGGCTGTGGGGCCTTTCGGCGTCATGGGCGGATTTATGCAGCCTCAGGGTCATCTGCAGGTCATCTCCAACGTGGTAGACTTCGGGATGAACCCTCAGGAGGCTCTGGACGCGCCGCGCTGGCAGTGGATCGGCGGCATGAAGGTCTCCGTGGAGCCGGATTTCCCCGCCGCCACGGCTCTGAAGCTGGCGGCAATGGGACACGAGATCGTCCCCGACGTGACCTCCAACGACTTCGGCAGAGGAGAAATCATCTGGAGGACGGAGGACGGTACGCTGGTTGGCGCGACGGAGCCGAGAACGGACGGGCACGTGGCCGCCTGGTAG